Proteins from one Pyrobaculum neutrophilum V24Sta genomic window:
- a CDS encoding NADH-quinone oxidoreductase subunit K codes for MTVATAVGLVLILLGLYGIAVTRNLVRILISLELATVGAFAALAPVAVKDPASALYGVLFLVMASVSEAAILAALIYRNYSLTKDTDVSSITSGREV; via the coding sequence ATGACGGTGGCCACAGCTGTAGGGCTCGTCCTGATACTCCTCGGCTTGTACGGAATAGCGGTCACTAGAAACCTCGTGAGGATCTTGATATCTCTTGAGTTGGCCACAGTAGGGGCGTTCGCCGCGCTGGCGCCCGTAGCCGTCAAAGACCCCGCATCGGCCCTATACGGCGTTTTGTTCCTAGTTATGGCGTCTGTGTCAGAGGCAGCCATACTGGCGGCTCTGATATACCGTAACTACAGCCTTACGAAGGACACAGATGTGTCTTCGATAACGAGCGGGCGGGAGGTATGA
- the nuoI gene encoding NADH-quinone oxidoreductase subunit NuoI: MSGKLGYIVKATLDALAVAARNFAKPERITVFYPYEKLEYGRMRGWIGLWTEKCTSCMLCARICPTNAIKMYMEPNGKRYPGIDYGRCIMCHFCIDVCPTDALYPTDIKELAWYDYKEMIYTPDMEREPPKIHSPYKAVKVAIKYVGGLPRKVRVQ, encoded by the coding sequence ATGAGCGGGAAGCTCGGCTATATTGTGAAAGCGACGTTGGACGCGCTCGCCGTAGCGGCGAGGAACTTCGCAAAGCCGGAGCGCATCACGGTCTTCTACCCATACGAGAAGCTTGAATATGGGCGGATGAGAGGCTGGATAGGGCTCTGGACAGAGAAGTGCACTTCGTGTATGTTGTGCGCCCGTATATGCCCCACCAACGCTATTAAGATGTATATGGAGCCAAACGGAAAACGCTACCCCGGCATAGACTACGGACGCTGTATAATGTGCCACTTCTGTATAGACGTATGTCCAACTGACGCTCTATACCCCACGGACATTAAGGAGCTGGCTTGGTACGACTACAAGGAGATGATCTATACGCCGGACATGGAGAGGGAACCGCCGAAGATACACTCGCCCTACAAGGCTGTAAAAGTAGCTATAAAATACGTCGGGGGTCTCCCTAGGAAGGTCAGAGTTCAGTAG
- the nuoH gene encoding NADH-quinone oxidoreductase subunit NuoH — protein sequence MDLGGLLLSPRLWFFVLMLAASGGILLTVVWFERKAAARVQMRVGPYHVSPQLGGYLQLLADALKFLSSEPIVPRGAHKTLFTLGPAIFTTLAFGASLLLPLTPSLKLIKDNSLLQYGLLFSIVILLLVSIAVVVIGWAANNKFAYVGAAREALLVAAYELPLLLSILAMAILYGTLDPIQIVEKQTFVVGALLNPLAFLVFIIAVAMATARFPFEIADYEGDVATGPYSDYGGVYLVLSFAGGTYYATFSYSLLASLVFLGGWAIPGYSAGPWPQDMFGHLLLAAWVLAKTGLVMFFYAFLRAAMPVLRLDHTLVLGWRGLFALGLAAVAWSAVLRLLGIP from the coding sequence ATGGATCTAGGGGGCCTCCTCCTCTCGCCTCGCCTCTGGTTTTTCGTACTGATGTTAGCGGCCTCGGGAGGCATACTGCTCACCGTGGTGTGGTTCGAACGTAAGGCCGCAGCCAGGGTGCAGATGCGCGTCGGGCCGTACCACGTGTCGCCGCAACTGGGCGGCTATCTGCAGTTGCTAGCTGACGCGCTGAAGTTCCTCTCCAGCGAGCCCATAGTGCCGAGAGGCGCCCACAAGACGTTATTTACACTGGGCCCAGCCATATTCACCACGCTGGCCTTCGGCGCTTCCCTCCTCCTACCTCTCACGCCTTCGCTTAAGCTGATAAAGGACAATAGCCTCCTCCAGTACGGCCTCCTCTTTTCCATTGTCATCCTTCTGCTAGTCTCCATAGCGGTTGTCGTCATAGGGTGGGCCGCTAACAACAAGTTCGCATACGTGGGAGCGGCCCGCGAGGCGTTGCTGGTTGCCGCATACGAGCTCCCCCTCCTCCTCTCCATCCTGGCGATGGCCATACTCTACGGGACGCTAGACCCCATACAGATCGTAGAGAAGCAGACCTTTGTCGTAGGGGCGTTGCTCAACCCCCTGGCCTTCCTAGTCTTCATAATAGCGGTAGCCATGGCCACCGCCCGCTTTCCCTTCGAGATAGCGGACTACGAAGGCGATGTGGCCACGGGGCCCTACAGCGACTACGGCGGCGTCTACCTAGTGCTCTCCTTCGCCGGAGGTACCTACTACGCCACCTTCTCCTACTCCCTCCTGGCGTCGCTTGTGTTCCTCGGAGGCTGGGCAATACCTGGGTATAGCGCCGGGCCCTGGCCTCAAGACATGTTCGGCCACCTGTTGCTTGCGGCTTGGGTTTTGGCCAAGACCGGGCTTGTCATGTTCTTCTACGCCTTCTTGAGAGCCGCGATGCCGGTGCTTAGGCTAGACCATACGCTTGTGTTGGGGTGGAGGGGCCTGTTTGCGCTGGGCCTAGCCGCCGTGGCTTGGTCAGCAGTGCTGAGACTTCTGGGTATACCATGA